From the Limosilactobacillus panis genome, one window contains:
- a CDS encoding endonuclease III domain-containing protein: MELTLLSLYQKMQREMGPSGWWPADSKEEIIIGALMIQNTNWQNADKAVANFRQRTGFNPEQITKLSVDEIQSLVRPAGFYKNKSKAVTAVFSWLARFNFDYPQIRQTYGTNLRAALLKLHGVGDETADVFRTYIFDDPVFIADKYARTLFTKLGVPNLSNYQSLAKRCVLGPSFTVAMAQDFHGLIDEFGKQYFHPVTKFAQSFLSGDRLIL; the protein is encoded by the coding sequence ATGGAACTAACTTTATTAAGCCTTTACCAAAAGATGCAGCGGGAGATGGGCCCTTCTGGCTGGTGGCCGGCCGACTCAAAGGAAGAAATCATCATTGGGGCCCTCATGATACAAAATACCAACTGGCAGAATGCCGATAAGGCGGTCGCTAATTTTCGGCAACGAACAGGGTTTAATCCGGAACAAATTACCAAACTTTCAGTGGATGAGATTCAATCACTGGTACGTCCGGCCGGTTTCTATAAAAACAAGAGCAAGGCGGTAACCGCCGTTTTTTCCTGGCTCGCCAGGTTCAACTTTGACTACCCCCAAATTCGCCAGACCTATGGTACTAACCTCCGGGCGGCCCTATTAAAGCTGCACGGGGTTGGGGACGAGACAGCGGATGTCTTTCGTACCTATATTTTTGATGACCCAGTCTTTATTGCGGATAAGTATGCGCGGACGCTGTTTACTAAGCTCGGTGTGCCCAACCTCAGTAACTACCAGTCACTTGCCAAGCGGTGTGTACTAGGGCCCAGCTTCACGGTCGCCATGGCCCAGGACTTTCACGGTCTCATCGATGAGTTCGGCAAGCAGTACTTTCACCCCGTAACTAAGTTTGCCCAGAGCTTTCTCAGTGGTGACCGGCTCATCTTATAG
- a CDS encoding DegV family protein has product MKIAVVTDSTANITPEEAAKSNIHVVPIPFSIDGKNFREGVDISTSDFYQLLKTSSSFPSTSQPSIGQMMELYQKLADDGYNAAISIFLTGSISGFLGNVAQIAEEMKDTIKIIPFDCHITSEPMHYVVLEAAKLVREHENPDEVIAKLRTLSDTINDLFVVDDLQNLVRGGRLSNASAFVGSILKIKPLLSFDNPNHSIEAFEKVRSMKKAKLRCEQIFNEKLAKVDYPVRGMVIHANAKEAGQKWLDKLQAEHPDIDFTLGYFGPVIGTHLGQGALALAWMQDTTKKPL; this is encoded by the coding sequence ATGAAAATTGCTGTTGTTACGGACAGCACCGCCAACATCACTCCTGAAGAAGCGGCAAAAAGCAACATTCATGTTGTTCCAATTCCGTTTTCGATTGATGGGAAAAACTTCCGTGAAGGAGTCGACATTTCAACTAGTGACTTCTATCAATTGCTGAAGACTTCGAGTTCTTTTCCAAGTACTTCCCAGCCATCGATTGGTCAAATGATGGAACTCTACCAGAAACTGGCCGATGACGGCTACAATGCGGCTATCAGTATCTTTTTGACTGGTTCCATCTCCGGCTTTCTGGGTAACGTCGCCCAAATTGCCGAAGAAATGAAGGATACGATTAAGATTATCCCGTTTGACTGTCACATTACCTCTGAACCGATGCACTACGTTGTCTTGGAGGCGGCCAAATTGGTTCGCGAACACGAAAATCCGGACGAGGTCATCGCTAAGTTACGGACCTTAAGTGATACGATTAACGATTTATTCGTGGTTGATGACCTGCAGAACCTGGTTCGGGGCGGCCGACTTTCTAACGCCTCCGCCTTTGTGGGATCGATCCTGAAGATTAAGCCTCTTCTGTCGTTCGATAATCCCAATCACTCAATTGAGGCCTTTGAAAAGGTGCGTTCGATGAAGAAGGCAAAACTGCGGTGTGAACAGATCTTCAACGAGAAGTTAGCCAAGGTTGATTACCCAGTACGGGGAATGGTGATTCACGCTAATGCCAAAGAGGCTGGGCAAAAGTGGCTGGATAAACTGCAGGCTGAACACCCTGATATTGACTTCACACTAGGTTACTTCGGCCCTGTGATTGGCACTCACCTTGGACAGGGTGCCTTAGCCCTAGCCTGGATGCAGGATACTACTAAGAAGCCCTTGTAA
- a CDS encoding L,D-transpeptidase produces the protein MFHSVVTTADQHHYIKRLAKQQGKHPSSPGCVCLSIDDAKWIEHNLPTGTKVVVADN, from the coding sequence ATGTTCCATTCGGTTGTCACAACGGCAGACCAACATCACTACATCAAACGTCTGGCAAAGCAACAGGGGAAGCATCCCAGCTCACCCGGCTGCGTCTGCCTGTCAATTGACGATGCCAAGTGGATTGAACATAATCTACCGACCGGGACCAAGGTCGTGGTGGCCGATAATTAG
- a CDS encoding GNAT family N-acetyltransferase: MKLRKATMEDYDQIMSILKDGSNQLAEQGIDQWQGDYPNADVVKQDIENGWAILAQSDDDQTVGYVAVVDGPDESYAKMKGKWLIDTDKYVVLHRVAVHSKHTGHGYASKLFVAVLDYIKEHRTDIETIRIDTHIDNKIMQHLITKHGFKKVGEVYGYYRPDEVLYVYAQLTK, from the coding sequence ATGAAATTAAGAAAGGCCACAATGGAAGATTACGACCAGATCATGTCTATTTTAAAGGATGGCAGTAACCAGCTGGCTGAACAAGGAATTGACCAGTGGCAGGGCGATTACCCGAACGCTGACGTTGTTAAGCAAGACATTGAAAATGGTTGGGCAATTCTGGCGCAGTCTGATGATGACCAAACGGTTGGTTATGTTGCGGTTGTCGACGGGCCAGATGAATCGTATGCTAAGATGAAGGGCAAGTGGCTCATCGATACTGATAAGTACGTGGTCCTTCACCGGGTTGCCGTTCACTCCAAGCACACCGGTCACGGTTACGCTTCAAAGCTCTTTGTTGCTGTTCTGGACTACATTAAGGAACACCGGACAGATATTGAAACTATCCGGATTGATACCCACATTGATAACAAAATCATGCAGCACTTGATTACCAAGCATGGCTTCAAGAAGGTCGGCGAAGTTTATGGTTACTACCGTCCTGATGAAGTGCTGTACGTTTACGCACAATTAACTAAATAG
- a CDS encoding NFACT RNA binding domain-containing protein, whose product MSFDGFFTHAIVHELNTTLKTGRVARISQPYPAELIITIRAQRHNYSLLISANPTYPRIQITTVPFTNPAVPTNFTMTLRKYLDGAILEKIEQVGNDRIIRLIFNTRDELGDSQKLILVSEIMARHSNISLVNDKTGKIIDTIKHVGSDQNRVRLLLPGATFVMPPKQDKANPYLPNQLYSDLVREFSAPRGLAKQLQGHYEGLGHDTSLDLANRLLASDHLPTTYQQFIHRFDDPDPVIIDGKKKQFMAFPPVGADENAIQHFSTLSEMLDSYYAQKAQQDRSKELAGQVIKVIKNELKKDRRKVKKLNKQLEDASEADKYRIRGEILTTYLGKLKHGMKEITLPNFYNDNKPLKIDLSPELSPSRNAQKYFTKYDKLKSSVAYVNKQLGLTNAEIKYFENIQNQIDLASPSDIQEIRLELQQEGYIKNKHKGKRRKVRVSKPEQFHTSDGTLVLVGKNNLQNDRLSFKTANKNEIWLHVKDIPGSHVVIRDTHPSDQTILEAAQLAAYFSKGRDSDNVPVDYLPVKRLHKPNGAKPGFVTFRGQKTLYVTPHKLNN is encoded by the coding sequence ATGTCTTTCGATGGCTTCTTCACCCATGCCATAGTGCACGAACTAAATACGACTTTAAAGACCGGCCGGGTCGCTCGAATCAGCCAGCCTTACCCTGCTGAGTTGATTATAACTATTCGGGCCCAACGGCATAACTATTCCCTGTTAATCTCAGCCAACCCAACCTATCCCCGGATTCAAATCACGACAGTGCCGTTCACGAATCCTGCTGTACCCACCAACTTCACGATGACGTTGCGTAAATACCTTGACGGTGCCATTCTGGAAAAGATCGAACAAGTCGGAAACGACCGGATTATTCGTCTCATCTTTAATACCCGCGATGAACTAGGCGACAGCCAGAAACTCATCTTGGTTAGTGAAATCATGGCCCGGCACAGTAACATCTCCCTGGTCAATGATAAGACGGGCAAGATTATTGATACCATTAAGCACGTCGGTTCTGACCAGAACCGCGTCCGTCTCCTTTTGCCCGGGGCAACCTTTGTCATGCCGCCGAAGCAGGATAAGGCTAATCCCTACCTGCCTAACCAGCTTTACAGTGACCTGGTCCGGGAGTTCTCTGCCCCTAGAGGCCTCGCCAAACAATTGCAAGGCCATTATGAAGGGCTGGGTCATGACACGTCCTTAGACCTGGCAAACCGGCTCCTAGCAAGTGACCACCTTCCAACTACTTACCAGCAGTTTATTCACCGTTTTGATGACCCGGACCCCGTTATTATCGATGGCAAGAAGAAACAGTTCATGGCCTTCCCACCAGTTGGGGCTGACGAAAACGCCATCCAGCACTTCTCAACACTATCTGAAATGCTCGATAGTTACTATGCCCAGAAGGCCCAGCAGGACCGCTCTAAGGAACTGGCCGGACAGGTAATCAAGGTCATTAAGAACGAACTTAAGAAGGATCGGCGCAAGGTTAAGAAACTTAATAAGCAGCTTGAAGACGCCAGTGAAGCGGACAAGTACCGGATTCGCGGCGAGATTCTGACCACTTACCTTGGTAAGCTGAAGCACGGGATGAAGGAAATCACCCTCCCCAACTTCTACAATGACAACAAGCCCCTTAAAATCGACCTCTCCCCCGAGCTTTCCCCATCACGAAACGCCCAGAAATACTTTACCAAGTATGATAAGTTAAAGAGTTCCGTGGCTTATGTCAACAAACAGCTGGGGCTAACTAACGCGGAAATCAAATACTTTGAAAACATTCAGAACCAAATCGACCTCGCCTCGCCATCTGACATTCAGGAAATCCGCCTGGAACTACAGCAGGAAGGATATATCAAGAACAAGCATAAGGGTAAGCGACGCAAGGTCCGGGTAAGTAAGCCTGAACAATTCCACACTAGTGATGGTACCCTCGTTCTCGTTGGCAAAAACAACCTGCAAAACGACCGACTAAGTTTCAAGACCGCTAACAAGAATGAAATCTGGCTGCACGTCAAGGACATCCCTGGTTCCCACGTCGTGATTCGTGATACCCACCCGAGTGACCAGACCATCCTGGAGGCAGCTCAGCTAGCGGCCTACTTCTCAAAGGGACGCGATTCTGATAACGTGCCCGTTGACTACCTGCCGGTCAAACGTCTTCATAAGCCTAACGGTGCTAAGCCCGGTTTCGTTACTTTTCGCGGGCAGAAAACTTTATACGTAACGCCACATAAGTTGAATAACTAG
- a CDS encoding DUF441 domain-containing protein yields MESWLFLGVVLLIALFGKNMSLVIATVVVMALKLLPMTAKWLPVIQNRGINWGVTIISVAILIPIATGQITFNDLFKAFRTPAGWIAIAAGIAVAILSKYGINQLAAVPQVTVALVLGTIIGVVVFKGVAAGPVIASGMTYCIVSLLNLHF; encoded by the coding sequence ATGGAGAGTTGGTTATTTTTAGGGGTCGTCTTACTGATTGCCCTGTTTGGCAAAAACATGTCACTGGTGATTGCAACGGTTGTTGTGATGGCCCTTAAGCTCTTGCCAATGACTGCTAAGTGGTTGCCGGTTATCCAGAACCGGGGAATTAACTGGGGCGTAACGATTATTTCCGTGGCCATCCTGATACCAATCGCTACCGGTCAGATTACCTTCAACGACCTCTTCAAGGCCTTTCGAACGCCGGCGGGCTGGATTGCAATTGCGGCAGGAATCGCGGTTGCCATCCTTTCTAAATACGGAATCAACCAACTGGCGGCGGTTCCCCAGGTGACGGTGGCGTTGGTCTTGGGAACCATCATTGGCGTGGTTGTCTTCAAGGGGGTTGCCGCAGGACCGGTGATTGCCAGTGGGATGACTTACTGCATTGTGAGTTTACTGAATTTACATTTTTAA
- a CDS encoding flavodoxin, with protein MAQQALILYYSQFGNTARLASQIHEMTGADILQVKVADQTFPQDMEATDVVYKNQRQTNSLPEITTKLPDLSYYDDILVGGPVWDGQIASPVMALLVKLQGYQGKVAPFSTGWSDTGNYQQDFIAHAGKLTVLDGYHVLTHAKPAYSSASLMSWLRKL; from the coding sequence ATGGCACAGCAAGCATTAATCCTTTACTATTCACAATTTGGTAATACAGCCCGGTTAGCCAGTCAAATCCATGAAATGACGGGCGCCGATATCCTCCAGGTCAAGGTAGCGGACCAGACCTTCCCGCAGGACATGGAGGCGACGGATGTGGTTTACAAGAATCAGCGGCAGACAAACAGCCTTCCTGAAATTACCACTAAGCTTCCTGACCTGTCTTACTATGATGATATCCTGGTTGGCGGGCCAGTCTGGGATGGCCAAATTGCCTCACCGGTGATGGCACTGCTAGTTAAGTTGCAGGGCTACCAGGGGAAGGTTGCACCATTTTCAACGGGGTGGAGTGACACGGGTAACTACCAGCAGGACTTTATCGCTCATGCTGGGAAGCTAACGGTCCTGGACGGTTACCATGTCCTGACCCATGCCAAGCCAGCGTATTCTTCCGCCAGCCTGATGTCCTGGCTCCGTAAACTATAA
- a CDS encoding carboxymuconolactone decarboxylase family protein: MAKKQTAGRDQLGDFAPKFAELNDDVLFGQVWSREKELKPRDRSMITVTALITKGAFAQLPYHMRTAKSNGITKEEIVEVITQLAFYVGWPNAWSAFNIAKKVWGADK, translated from the coding sequence ATGGCTAAAAAACAAACAGCAGGTCGTGACCAACTGGGTGACTTTGCACCCAAGTTTGCGGAATTAAACGATGACGTTCTCTTCGGCCAAGTATGGTCCCGGGAAAAAGAATTAAAGCCTCGTGACCGGAGTATGATTACGGTCACTGCCCTGATTACTAAGGGTGCTTTTGCCCAGCTGCCGTACCACATGCGGACTGCTAAAAGCAACGGTATTACCAAGGAAGAAATCGTGGAAGTTATTACTCAGTTGGCCTTTTACGTTGGCTGGCCGAATGCTTGGTCTGCCTTTAACATTGCTAAGAAGGTTTGGGGCGCTGATAAGTAA
- a CDS encoding HD domain-containing protein, with the protein MTHEQQIAAVKRYTIDKLGEDSTGHGMDHINRVVKMAKKIALGEGVDPFLPVAAAYLHDTIDEKLVASVDEAKEELWTYLEQNGFEANDIFTIMDVIANISFAHTLDKGEIHLSKVGQIVRDADWLDAIGAIGIIRAVYYGGAHHEKIYDPRIKPRENMSHEEYRNLDDETIINHFYEKILKLAGMLQTPTAKQIAVHRQAILKDFLTEFHNEWDNKC; encoded by the coding sequence ATGACGCACGAACAACAAATTGCTGCGGTTAAGCGGTACACGATCGATAAACTTGGTGAGGATAGCACCGGCCATGGAATGGACCACATCAACCGGGTCGTCAAGATGGCCAAAAAGATTGCCCTGGGTGAAGGGGTCGACCCCTTCCTCCCCGTTGCCGCTGCTTACCTCCACGATACAATTGACGAGAAGCTGGTGGCGAGCGTTGATGAAGCCAAGGAGGAACTCTGGACATACCTGGAGCAGAATGGTTTTGAAGCAAACGACATTTTCACCATCATGGACGTCATCGCTAACATTTCCTTCGCCCACACCCTCGATAAGGGCGAGATCCACCTCAGTAAGGTTGGCCAAATCGTGCGTGATGCTGACTGGCTAGATGCTATCGGCGCTATCGGCATTATCCGGGCTGTCTACTATGGCGGAGCCCACCATGAAAAGATCTATGACCCCCGGATCAAGCCGCGGGAAAACATGTCCCATGAGGAGTACCGCAACCTTGATGACGAGACAATCATCAACCACTTTTATGAGAAGATTCTCAAGCTGGCGGGGATGTTACAGACACCGACGGCAAAGCAGATTGCGGTCCACCGCCAGGCAATCTTGAAAGACTTTCTCACGGAATTCCATAATGAATGGGATAATAAATGCTAA
- the ltrA gene encoding group II intron reverse transcriptase/maturase: MRQSQKTEPQADRLSRIGLENQKYTRARSTDYGEGKGMSVTIQDQVLDRNNLNQAYLRVKRNKGAAGIDDMTVDGLLQYLRENKTELITNLREGNYKPVPVKRVEIPKPNGGVRKLGIPTVVDRMVQQAVAQVLTPIFERIFSDNSFGFRPHRGAQDAIAKVVKLYNQGYRRVVDLDLKAYFDNVNHDLMIKYLQQYINDPWTLRLIRKFLTSGVLDHGLFARSDKGTPQGGPLSPLLANIYLNELDKELTRRGHHFVRYADDCNIYVKSQRAGERVMRSITHFLEKQLKVKVNPDKTKVGSPLRLKFLGFSLGVDRNGAYARPAKQSQKRVKQALKLLTKRNRGVSIEQMFEEIHRKMRGWLQYYSIGKLTGFIQRLDQWLRARIRQYIWKQWKKFKTKITNLQRLGLSYRDAYVFASTRKGYWRTAHSKTLSYSLTNRKLEHLGLINMSKTLQSIQSD; the protein is encoded by the coding sequence GTGCGACAATCGCAGAAAACAGAACCACAAGCTGACCGCTTGTCGAGGATAGGTTTGGAAAACCAAAAGTACACAAGGGCGCGTAGTACCGATTATGGTGAAGGTAAAGGTATGAGTGTCACTATCCAAGACCAAGTCTTGGACCGCAATAACCTGAACCAGGCTTATTTGCGAGTTAAGAGAAATAAAGGAGCAGCGGGCATTGATGATATGACTGTCGATGGCCTCCTGCAATATCTTAGAGAAAATAAAACGGAGTTAATCACCAACCTACGTGAAGGCAATTATAAGCCAGTACCGGTTAAACGAGTGGAAATTCCCAAGCCCAACGGTGGAGTGAGAAAACTAGGGATACCAACGGTAGTGGACCGCATGGTCCAACAAGCAGTTGCCCAAGTGCTCACGCCAATCTTTGAGCGTATTTTCTCGGATAATAGTTTTGGCTTTCGCCCTCATCGTGGAGCCCAAGACGCAATCGCAAAGGTAGTTAAACTATATAATCAGGGATATCGAAGAGTAGTCGACTTAGACCTGAAGGCCTATTTCGATAACGTCAACCATGATTTGATGATTAAGTACCTCCAACAATATATTAATGACCCATGGACGCTAAGACTTATCCGCAAGTTTTTGACTAGCGGGGTCTTAGATCATGGGCTTTTCGCTAGGAGTGACAAAGGAACGCCGCAAGGTGGACCATTATCACCATTACTGGCGAATATTTACCTAAATGAGTTGGATAAAGAGTTGACCAGACGTGGCCATCACTTTGTACGCTATGCGGATGATTGTAATATTTATGTTAAAAGTCAACGGGCGGGAGAACGAGTAATGCGCAGTATTACCCATTTTCTCGAAAAGCAATTGAAGGTTAAAGTTAATCCAGATAAAACTAAAGTTGGTAGTCCCCTAAGATTGAAGTTTCTTGGCTTTTCACTAGGTGTAGACCGTAACGGTGCCTATGCCCGACCGGCCAAGCAATCACAAAAGCGAGTTAAGCAAGCACTAAAGCTGTTAACAAAGCGCAATCGGGGAGTATCCATTGAGCAAATGTTTGAGGAAATTCATCGCAAAATGCGGGGTTGGCTTCAATATTACTCAATTGGGAAACTGACTGGCTTTATTCAACGACTTGACCAGTGGTTAAGGGCGCGAATAAGGCAATATATCTGGAAGCAATGGAAGAAATTCAAAACTAAGATTACTAACTTACAAAGGCTCGGATTGTCTTATCGTGATGCATATGTCTTCGCTAGTACCCGTAAGGGCTACTGGCGAACCGCACACAGTAAGACTTTGAGTTATTCTCTAACAAATAGAAAACTGGAGCACCTTGGACTAATAAATATGTCCAAGACGCTCCAGTCAATTCAAAGTGATTAA
- a CDS encoding alpha/beta hydrolase, translated as MIFRRYFWLSLVIILCTLVGTQPVHAAKYIQSTTPTIFFHGYNSGAHAEQFMVNGIKKAGVSKTSITAEVDADGKVTLLGTIPRQAANPLVMVNFENSRNTDYTMQGQWVKNVIVKLQDRYHFKRINIEAHSMGNLAVMYYLLHDGRDHRLPQIQKQAALAGTFDGAMGWNETANLTINPKTGKPSRENASFKKLLPLRHTYPQQIKVLNLYGDLGNGNDSQVSNNSSRTLRYLINDRAASYKEVKITGPNASHELLHRNPQVNRELIKFFWEK; from the coding sequence ATGATTTTTCGTCGTTACTTTTGGCTATCACTAGTTATTATTCTGTGTACCCTAGTTGGGACCCAGCCGGTTCACGCGGCTAAGTATATCCAATCAACAACACCGACAATTTTCTTTCACGGCTACAACAGCGGCGCCCATGCCGAGCAATTTATGGTTAATGGCATCAAAAAGGCCGGGGTCAGCAAGACCAGCATCACGGCAGAGGTCGATGCCGATGGGAAAGTCACCCTCTTGGGCACCATCCCCCGCCAAGCCGCGAACCCACTGGTAATGGTAAATTTTGAAAACAGCCGCAATACCGACTATACCATGCAGGGGCAATGGGTCAAAAATGTTATCGTCAAGCTTCAGGACCGTTACCATTTCAAGAGGATTAACATCGAGGCCCACTCAATGGGAAACCTCGCCGTAATGTACTACCTGCTTCATGACGGGCGAGACCATCGCCTACCGCAGATTCAAAAACAGGCCGCACTGGCCGGCACCTTTGATGGGGCAATGGGCTGGAACGAAACTGCCAACCTGACAATCAACCCGAAAACGGGTAAGCCATCCCGGGAAAACGCCTCTTTTAAAAAGCTCCTCCCCCTGCGGCACACTTATCCCCAGCAAATCAAAGTGCTTAACTTATACGGCGATTTGGGAAACGGCAACGACAGTCAGGTTAGCAATAATTCTAGTCGGACCCTTCGCTACCTAATCAACGACCGGGCAGCATCCTACAAGGAAGTTAAAATCACCGGGCCCAACGCTTCCCACGAGCTCCTCCACCGTAATCCCCAGGTGAACCGGGAACTAATCAAGTTCTTCTGGGAGAAGTAG
- a CDS encoding dipeptide epimerase, which yields MTDQLVIKNFQTAVIDEPLKRPFITHLHKVTAIHAVQVKLILTNGLTGTGAATPNEKVTGDTMSSLKETMDSVIGPQLVGKSLNHLEELMATLANVIRYNEPAKAAFDMAVYDLLSQITKLPFPALFGGAKDTMQTDYTISIGSQEQMVTEARELVAAGFTALKIKIGNNPVAEDVATVAEIARTVGPKIFLRLDVNQGWNYKQARRALTMLEERNLNIAFVEQPLAADQIAEMARLRMQTTIPIMLDESVFLPADALRVIRADAADYVNIKLMKCGGLFQAAKINDLCATAGIGCMVGCMIESQVGLAAGLAFALGHQNVKFIDLDSCFMAKDSAMTLISNDGPKLMLN from the coding sequence ATGACAGACCAACTAGTAATCAAAAATTTTCAAACCGCAGTTATTGACGAACCCCTGAAGCGTCCCTTCATCACCCACCTACACAAGGTAACGGCGATCCACGCGGTCCAAGTGAAGCTAATCCTGACCAACGGCCTAACCGGAACTGGCGCCGCCACCCCCAATGAAAAGGTCACTGGTGATACGATGAGTTCCTTGAAGGAAACAATGGATTCCGTAATTGGCCCACAACTAGTCGGCAAGTCACTCAACCACCTGGAGGAATTGATGGCTACCTTGGCAAACGTGATTCGCTACAATGAGCCGGCCAAGGCGGCCTTTGATATGGCCGTTTATGATCTCCTAAGCCAGATCACCAAACTACCATTTCCAGCCCTCTTTGGTGGTGCTAAGGATACCATGCAAACTGACTATACGATTAGTATCGGTAGTCAAGAGCAGATGGTGACTGAGGCGCGCGAATTAGTTGCCGCGGGTTTCACAGCCCTTAAAATCAAGATTGGGAACAACCCCGTTGCCGAAGACGTCGCGACCGTGGCCGAAATTGCTAGAACAGTGGGACCCAAGATTTTCCTCCGCCTGGACGTTAACCAGGGATGGAATTACAAGCAGGCGCGGCGGGCCTTGACTATGCTGGAAGAACGCAACCTCAACATCGCCTTCGTTGAACAGCCCCTAGCCGCTGACCAAATTGCGGAAATGGCCCGCTTACGGATGCAGACAACGATCCCGATCATGCTTGACGAAAGTGTCTTTTTACCGGCTGATGCTCTCAGAGTCATTCGCGCTGACGCCGCCGACTATGTCAACATCAAGCTGATGAAGTGTGGGGGGCTCTTTCAGGCGGCCAAGATCAACGACCTCTGTGCCACTGCGGGAATCGGTTGCATGGTTGGGTGCATGATTGAATCGCAGGTCGGCCTCGCCGCTGGACTAGCCTTTGCTTTAGGCCACCAAAATGTTAAGTTCATCGATCTTGACTCCTGCTTTATGGCCAAGGACTCTGCCATGACCCTGATAAGCAATGATGGGCCCAAGTTGATGTTGAATTGA
- the guaD gene encoding guanine deaminase: MAELTICGTYFTATDPNNVQSVKDALIMIDQTGVIQRILQPSDQEYAAQLQSARQADRLLELDSDQYILPGFIDLHVHAPQWPQAGLALDRPLADWLNHYTFPLEAKFSDPAYAQRVYHDFVHTLLANGTTAAMMFGTIHFDANMTLAKEVVSQGLRGFIGQVVMDNPDQTPDYYRNSSAKAALQSTENFIQAVLKMQSRTGQTITPVITPRFVPSCTDEALVGLGQLARRYDLPVQSHLSESNWEHGYAIERFGQHDTTVMDHFGLLTDRAVMAHGTQLTPGDWQVLRERRTAIAHCPISNIYFGNGILPVNRLLKLGNKLGLGSDISGGYTPSLYHNARQAVKSSQQLTDGVDNHLLAEQRGVQGSRITMANAFYLATRGGAQALHLKAGVIQEGYTADLQIVRMHRALMPLTTADIFQRLMYQTEQADICHVFVGGREVYKA, encoded by the coding sequence ATGGCAGAATTAACAATTTGCGGAACATACTTCACTGCAACAGATCCTAATAACGTTCAATCAGTAAAGGACGCCCTGATCATGATTGACCAGACAGGGGTCATTCAACGAATTCTCCAGCCAAGTGATCAGGAGTACGCCGCCCAGCTGCAAAGCGCCCGGCAGGCAGACCGGCTTCTGGAGTTGGATAGCGACCAATACATATTACCGGGATTCATTGATCTTCACGTGCATGCGCCCCAGTGGCCACAGGCAGGATTGGCCCTCGACCGCCCACTGGCCGATTGGCTTAACCACTATACTTTTCCCCTGGAAGCCAAGTTCAGCGACCCCGCCTATGCCCAGCGAGTCTATCACGACTTTGTTCATACCCTGCTGGCCAATGGGACCACGGCCGCAATGATGTTTGGGACGATTCACTTTGACGCCAATATGACCCTCGCCAAGGAAGTTGTTAGCCAAGGACTACGCGGCTTTATTGGCCAGGTGGTAATGGACAACCCTGACCAGACCCCCGATTATTACCGTAATTCATCGGCTAAAGCCGCATTACAGTCAACGGAGAATTTTATCCAAGCGGTTCTGAAGATGCAAAGCCGGACTGGGCAGACGATTACCCCCGTGATTACACCGCGTTTTGTACCCAGCTGTACCGATGAAGCATTGGTTGGCCTGGGCCAGCTTGCCCGCCGTTATGATCTGCCGGTCCAGTCCCACCTTAGTGAAAGCAACTGGGAGCATGGCTACGCAATCGAACGCTTCGGTCAGCACGATACGACCGTGATGGACCACTTTGGTCTTCTGACTGACCGGGCCGTCATGGCCCACGGAACCCAGTTGACTCCCGGTGACTGGCAGGTCTTACGAGAACGAAGGACGGCGATTGCCCACTGCCCAATTTCGAATATCTACTTTGGCAACGGGATTCTCCCGGTTAACCGTCTGCTGAAGCTGGGCAATAAACTCGGCCTGGGTTCTGATATCTCTGGTGGGTATACGCCGAGCCTTTATCATAATGCCCGGCAAGCAGTGAAGTCGTCACAGCAGTTGACCGATGGGGTTGACAACCACCTGCTAGCTGAGCAGCGGGGTGTCCAGGGATCCCGGATTACAATGGCCAACGCCTTCTACCTGGCAACCCGGGGAGGGGCCCAGGCCCTGCACTTAAAGGCGGGCGTAATTCAGGAAGGCTACACCGCTGACCTACAGATTGTACGAATGCACCGTGCATTGATGCCCCTGACGACGGCGGATATTTTCCAGCGCCTGATGTACCAAACGGAACAAGCAGATATTTGTCACGTCTTTGTGGGCGGCAGAGAAGTATACAAGGCATGA